A single region of the Lycium barbarum isolate Lr01 chromosome 2, ASM1917538v2, whole genome shotgun sequence genome encodes:
- the LOC132629389 gene encoding inactive protein RESTRICTED TEV MOVEMENT 2-like, with the protein MENGYKDSCSRCSDSRIYEDFVPSSEVVHGKDYDTLLLNLPGFKKEEVKVQLCKSTGILKISGQRPVNKFLSFQKEIPVSTNCDKSKISAALVNGILYIKHPKHIIRSSSEKKDKELPPSTSEPEQDHKTQEMNTSRNEINEEENAENIPAKEEAKEEPKTRKKTQVKPHDQSVKDNTMRTTSDLFEKLKGSRQVINISLAALVVLGIGRYVINVMSSPKKAQE; encoded by the exons aTGGAAAATGGATACAAAGATAGCTGCAGCCGCTGTAGCGATTCAAGAATATATGAAGATTTTGTGCCATCATCAGAAGTGGTTCATGGAAAAGACTATGACACTCTTCTCCTTAATCTTCCAG GTTTCAAGAAAGAAGAGGTGAAGGTTCAACTGTGCAAGAGTACAGGAATTCTGAAGATTAGTGGACAAAGACCAGTCAATAAATTCTTGAGCTTTCAGAAGGAAATTCCAGTTTCAACAAATTGTGACAAAAGTAAAATTAGTGCAGCACTTGTAAATGGAATTCTTTATATTAAACATCCAAAACATATAATAAGGAGTTCATCAGAAAAAAAAGATAAGGAATTGCCACCCTCAACTAGTGAACCAGAGCAGGATCACAAAACACAAGAAATGAACACTTcaagaaatgaaattaatgagGAGGAGAATGCTGAGAATATCCCTGCTAAAGAAGAAGCCAAAGAAGAACCAAAGACCAGAAAAAAAACACAAGTTAAACCACACGATCAATCGGTAAAAGATAACACAATGCGAACTACTAGTGATTTATTTGAAAAGCTAAAGGGGTCAAGGCAAGTCATAAACATATCCTTGGCTGCTCTGGTGGTTCTTGGTATCGGCCGCTATGTTATCAATGTGATGAGCTCTCCCAAGAAAGCTCAAGAATGA